The proteins below are encoded in one region of Pongo pygmaeus isolate AG05252 chromosome 20, NHGRI_mPonPyg2-v2.0_pri, whole genome shotgun sequence:
- the AP1M2 gene encoding AP-1 complex subunit mu-2 isoform X1 produces the protein MSASAVFILDVKGKPLISRNYKGDVAMSKIEHFMPLLVQREEEGALAPLLSHGQVHFLWIKHSNLYLVATTSKNANASLVYSFLYKTIEVFCEYFKELEEESIRDNFVIVYELLDELMDFGFPQTTDSKILQEYITQQSNKLETGKSRVPPTVTNAVSWRSEGIKYKKNEVFIDVIESVNLLVNANGSVLLSEIVGTIKLKVFLSGMPELRLGLNDRVLFELTGLSGSKNKSVELEDVKFHQCVRLSRFDNDRTISFIPPDGDFELMSYRLSTQVKPLIWIESVIEKFSHSRVEIMVKAKGQFKKQSVANGVEISVPVPSDADSPRFKTSVGSAKYVPERNVVIWSIKSFPGGKEYLMRAHFGLPSVEKEEVEGRPPIGVKFEIPYFTVSGIQVRYMKIIEKSGYQALPWVRYITQSGDYQLRTS, from the exons ATGTCCGCCTCGGCTGTCTTCATTCTCGACGTTAAGGGCAAG CCATTGATCAGCCGCAACTACAAGGGCGATGTGGCCATGAGCAAGATTGAGCACTTCATGCCTCTGCTGGTACAGCGGGAGGAGGAAGGCGCCCTGGCCCCGCTGCTGAGCCACGGCCAGGTCCACTTCCTATGGATCAAACACAGCAACCTCTACT TGGTGGCCACCACATCGAAGAATGCCAATGCCTCCCTGGTGTACTCCTTCCTGTATAAGACAATAGAG gtATTCTGCGAATACTTcaaggagctggaggaggagagCATCCGGGACAACTTTGTCATCGTCTACGAGTTGCTGGACGAGCTCATGGACTTCGGCTTCCCGCAGACCACCGACAGCAAGATCCTGCAGGA GTACATCACTCAGCAGAGCAACAAGCTGGAGACGGGCAAGTCACGGGTGCCACCCACTGTCACCAACGCTGTGTCCTGGCGCTCTGAGGGTATCAAGTATAAGAAGAACGAGGTCTTCATTGATGTCATAGAGTCTGTCAACCTGCTG GTCAATGCCAACGGCAGCGTCCTTCTGAGCGAAATCGTCGGTACCATCAAGCTCAAGGTGTTTCTGTCGGGAATGCCAGAGCTGCGGCTGGGCCTCAATGACCGCGTGCTTTTCGAGCTCACTGGCC TTTCAGGCAGCAAGAACAAATCGGTAGAGCTGGAGGATGTAAAATTCCACCAGTGCGTGCGGCTCTCTCGCTTTGACAACGACCGCACCATCTCCTTCATCCCGCCTGATGGTGACTTTGAGCTCATGTCCTACCGCCTCAGCACCCAG GTCAAGCCGCTGATCTGGATTGAGTCTGTCATTGAGAAGTTCTCCCACAGCCGCGTGGAGATCATGGTCAAG GCCAAGGGGCAGTTTAAGAAACAGTCAGTGGCCAACGGTGTGGAGATATCTGTGCCTGTACCCAGCGATGCCGACTCCCCCAGATTTAAGACCAGTGTGGGCAGTGCCAAGTATGTGCCGGAGAGAAACGTCGTGATTTGGAGTATTAAGTCTTTCCCG GGGGGCAAGGAGTACTTGATGCgagcccactttggcctccccagCGTGGAAAAGGAAGAGGTGGAGGGCCGGCCCCCCATCGGGGTCAAGTTTGAGATCCCCTACTTCACAGTCTCTGGGATCCAG GTCCGATACATGAAGATCATTGAGAAAAGTGGTTACCAGGCCCTGCCCTGGGTTCGCTACATCACCCAGAGTGGCG ATTACCAACTTCGTACCAGCTAG
- the CDKN2D gene encoding cyclin-dependent kinase 4 inhibitor D, translated as MLLEEVRAGDRLSGAAARGDVQEVRRLLHRELVHPDALNRFGKTALQVMMFGSTAIALELLKQGASPNVQDTSGTSPVHDAARTGFLDTLKVLVEHGADVNAPDGTGALPIHLAVQEGHTAVVSFLAAESDLHRRDARGLTPLELALQRGAQDLVDILQGHMVAPL; from the exons ATGCTGCTGGAGGAGGTTCGCGCCGGCGACCGGCTGAGTGGGGCGGCGGCCCGGGGCGACGTGCAGGAGGTGCGCCGCCTTCTGCACCGCGAGCTGGTGCATCCCGACGCCCTCAACCGCTTCGGCAAGACGGCGCTGCAG GTCATGATGTTTGGCAGCACCGCCATCGCCCTGGAGCTGCTGAAGCAAGGTGCCAGCCCCAATGTCCAGGACACCTCCGGTACCAGTCCAGTCCATGACGCAGCCCGCACTGGATTCCTGGACACCCTGAAGGTCCTAGTGGAGCACGGGGCTGATGTCAATGCGCCTGATGGCACCGGGGCACTTCCAATCCATCTGGCAGTTCAAGAGGGTCACACTGCTGTGGTCAGCTTTCTGGCAGCTGAATCTGATCTCCATCGCAGGGACGCCAGGGGTCTCACACCCTTGGAGCTGGCACTGCAGAGAGGAGCTCAGGACCTCGTGGACATCCTGCAGGGCCACATGGTGGCCCCGCTGTGA
- the AP1M2 gene encoding AP-1 complex subunit mu-2 isoform X2, which yields MSASAVFILDVKGKPLISRNYKGDVAMSKIEHFMPLLVQREEEGALAPLLSHGQVHFLWIKHSNLYLVATTSKNANASLVYSFLYKTIEVFCEYFKELEEESIRDNFVIVYELLDELMDFGFPQTTDSKILQEYITQQSNKLETGKSRVPPTVTNAVSWRSEGIKYKKNEVFIDVIESVNLLVNANGSVLLSEIVGTIKLKVFLSGMPELRLGLNDRVLFELTGRSKNKSVELEDVKFHQCVRLSRFDNDRTISFIPPDGDFELMSYRLSTQVKPLIWIESVIEKFSHSRVEIMVKAKGQFKKQSVANGVEISVPVPSDADSPRFKTSVGSAKYVPERNVVIWSIKSFPGGKEYLMRAHFGLPSVEKEEVEGRPPIGVKFEIPYFTVSGIQVRYMKIIEKSGYQALPWVRYITQSGDYQLRTS from the exons ATGTCCGCCTCGGCTGTCTTCATTCTCGACGTTAAGGGCAAG CCATTGATCAGCCGCAACTACAAGGGCGATGTGGCCATGAGCAAGATTGAGCACTTCATGCCTCTGCTGGTACAGCGGGAGGAGGAAGGCGCCCTGGCCCCGCTGCTGAGCCACGGCCAGGTCCACTTCCTATGGATCAAACACAGCAACCTCTACT TGGTGGCCACCACATCGAAGAATGCCAATGCCTCCCTGGTGTACTCCTTCCTGTATAAGACAATAGAG gtATTCTGCGAATACTTcaaggagctggaggaggagagCATCCGGGACAACTTTGTCATCGTCTACGAGTTGCTGGACGAGCTCATGGACTTCGGCTTCCCGCAGACCACCGACAGCAAGATCCTGCAGGA GTACATCACTCAGCAGAGCAACAAGCTGGAGACGGGCAAGTCACGGGTGCCACCCACTGTCACCAACGCTGTGTCCTGGCGCTCTGAGGGTATCAAGTATAAGAAGAACGAGGTCTTCATTGATGTCATAGAGTCTGTCAACCTGCTG GTCAATGCCAACGGCAGCGTCCTTCTGAGCGAAATCGTCGGTACCATCAAGCTCAAGGTGTTTCTGTCGGGAATGCCAGAGCTGCGGCTGGGCCTCAATGACCGCGTGCTTTTCGAGCTCACTGGCC GCAGCAAGAACAAATCGGTAGAGCTGGAGGATGTAAAATTCCACCAGTGCGTGCGGCTCTCTCGCTTTGACAACGACCGCACCATCTCCTTCATCCCGCCTGATGGTGACTTTGAGCTCATGTCCTACCGCCTCAGCACCCAG GTCAAGCCGCTGATCTGGATTGAGTCTGTCATTGAGAAGTTCTCCCACAGCCGCGTGGAGATCATGGTCAAG GCCAAGGGGCAGTTTAAGAAACAGTCAGTGGCCAACGGTGTGGAGATATCTGTGCCTGTACCCAGCGATGCCGACTCCCCCAGATTTAAGACCAGTGTGGGCAGTGCCAAGTATGTGCCGGAGAGAAACGTCGTGATTTGGAGTATTAAGTCTTTCCCG GGGGGCAAGGAGTACTTGATGCgagcccactttggcctccccagCGTGGAAAAGGAAGAGGTGGAGGGCCGGCCCCCCATCGGGGTCAAGTTTGAGATCCCCTACTTCACAGTCTCTGGGATCCAG GTCCGATACATGAAGATCATTGAGAAAAGTGGTTACCAGGCCCTGCCCTGGGTTCGCTACATCACCCAGAGTGGCG ATTACCAACTTCGTACCAGCTAG